The genomic window AAAGTGTTGCGCGGCGGATTGTGTGGTTCAACGCTGGACTCCCAGGGCCCGTAGGATGGTGGCGAATTTCGTTGTCGTCTCCGCGACTTCGTCGTCGGGATCGGATTCGGCGACGATGCCGCCGCCGGCGTGCGCCACGGCGGTACGGCGATCGGTCGACAGCCGCGCGCAGCGAATGGACACCACCCAGCGGCCGTCGCCGGCGGCGTCGCACCAGCCCACTGCGCCCGCGTAAAACCCGCGATCGCCCTCCAGTTCGGTGATGAGTTCGGCCGCGGCCTGGGCCGGGACCCCGCCGACCGCCGGCGTGGGATGCAGTGCCAGCGCGAGATCGATTGCAGTGATTGATGTTTCGCGCAGGCGGCCGCTGATCGGCGTGCACAGGTGCCAGACGGCCGCGGTGCGGCTGAGTTCCGGCTCGGGCGCGATGGTCAGCTCATCGCACAGCGGCGCCAGCGCGGCTCGTATCGCGTCGATCACCAGCCGGTGCTCGTGCCGGTCCTTGGCCGATGCGGCCAGCGCCGCGCCGTTGGCCGCATCGAGTTCCGGGTCGGCGGCGCGCGGGGCCGAGCCGGCGAACGGCTGACACGTCACCCGGTCGCCGGAGCGTGCGACCAGCAGCTCGGGGCTGGCGCCGACCAGTGCGGCGCCGGCGTAGTCGCCGCCCGCGGCCGTGAGGTCGACGAGATAGCCGTAGGCCGCCGGGTCCGCGGCGACTAGCCGCCGCAGGACGGCGCGGCCGTCCAGCGGCGCGTCGGCGGACAACCGCAGCGCGCGGGCCAGTACCACCTTGCTCAGCGCGGCCCCCGGCGCGATCAGCCGGTCGCGCGCCCGGCTGATCCGGGTGCGGTAGTCGGCCGGTGGCGGCACGGCGGCCGCCACGCGCACCGTCGGCAACGGCCCCGTCGTCCAGTCCGGCAACGCGTCGGGGCGCAGCACCGCGCCCGGTGCCAGCAGGGCGGCCGGCCTGCTCACGTCAAAAGGTAACGCCCCCAACACGATTGGCACCAACCCCGAGCGCAGCGCCTGCTGGGCCGCGGCCACCTCGCGGTAGCGCGCCCGGACTCCGTCGGCGATCAGGGTGCCGGCCGGCCCGCTCAGCGCGAAGGGCGGTTCGGCGGACGTCACCCGGGCGCGATGGCCTGCGGGAGGCCGGTCAGTCCGAGTGCGGCGAGTTGTCGCACGCCGTGCTCGAACCCGCACACGGCGATCGAGCCGGCCAACATCCAGAACCGGCTGCCCTCGACGAGCGGCAGCTCCACCCAGCGGGTGATCACCGAACGGGAGAAGTGGCTGTGGCCGACGAACACCACGTCGCGCGAGCTCATGTGATCCAGAGCGAACGCGACGGCGCGATCGGCGCGGTCGCTGACTTGGGCCACACTCTCGCCCCCGGGGCAGCCGTGGGTCCAGACCAGCCAATCGGGGACCGACTCCTGTATCTGCGGGGTCGTCAACCCCTCGTAGGAACCGTAATCCCATTCGGCGAGCAGCTCAGTCACCTCGTCCACGGTGAGTCCGGCCAACTTCGCGGTGATCAGGGCGCGTATCCGCGGGCTGCTGATCACCAGCGGGTCGGTCAGTTTGAGTTCGCGCAACACATGCCCGGCCAGCTCGGCCTGGAGCCGGCCGGTATCGGTCAGCTCAATGTCGGTGCGGCCGGTGTGCTGCCCGGACTTCGACCATTCGGTTTCCCCGTGGCGGAGCAGGATCAATCGGTGTTTTTGCACGACCATGCCCAGAATTCTGCCGGACGACTCGCCGTCGCCGAAGAGGGAAGCCGTAGCACCCGCCCAGAACGTGCCAGGATGGCAGGGTGAGTGACTTGCGCGTACTGGCGGTGGCCAACCAGAAGGGTGGCGTTGCCAAAACGACGACGGTCGCCTCGCTCGGCGCGGCGCTGGCCGAAAGCGGCCGGCGGGTGCTGCTGGTCGATCTGGATCCGCAGGGCTGTCTGACGTTTTCGCTCGGCCACGATCCCGACAAGTTGCCGGTCTCCGTGCACGAGGTGCTGCTCGGCGATATCGAGCCGAGTGCGGCGCTGGTCACGACCATAGAGGGAATGACGCTGTTACCGGCCAACATTGACCTCGCCGGTGCCGAGGCGATGCTGTTGATGCGGGCCGGCCGCGAGTACGCGCTCAAACGCGCACTGGCCAAGCTGAGCGATCAGTTCGACGTGGTGATCCTGGACTGCCCGCCGTCGCTGGGGGTGCTCACGCTCAACGGGCTGACGGCCGCCGACGAGGTCATCGTGCCGCTGCAGTGCGAGACGCTGGCCCACCGCGGTGTCGGCCAATTCCTGCGCACGGTCGCCGATGTGCAGGCGATCACCAACCCGGATCTGAAGCTGCTGGGCGCCCTGCCGACGCTGTACGACTCGCGCACCACGCACACCCGCGACGTGCTGCTCGACGTCGCCGATCGCTACGAGCTACCGGTGCTCGCGCCACCGATCCCGCGCACGGTTCGCTTCGCCGAGGCCAGCGCGTCGGGCTCGTCGGTGATGGCGGGCCGCAAGAACAAGGGTGCGGTCGCCTACGCGCAGCTGGCCCAGGCGCTGATCAAGCACTGGAAGTCCGGCAAGCCGCTGCCGACGTACGCCGTCGAAGCCTAGCGGCGGGTCAGCCGAGGGCCACCACGGTGTCGCCCCGCTGCTCGAACACGCGTGACCCCGAGACCGCCGGAACCACCGGCACTCCCGGTGCGCCGGGGGCCCGGAGCACCGGGATGTAGCGCTCGTTGGCGCCGCTGACGGGGTCATAGACCCCGATCGCCCCGGTCACCGGGATCAACAGCTTGCCGGCCATCATCGCGCCCGGCCCCAGCGGCGCGGTCGCCTCACCGGCGGCCACCGTGTAGCGCGGCGTCAGGGTGGCCGCGTCGAAGACCAACACCGAATCGCCAGTCCACCAGGTGACCGAGTTGCCCGCCAGCGACGCCACCGCCGCGGGCGACGGCGCCCTGGGCAGCAGCGTGCTCGACACCGCGGTGCCGGTCTCGTCGATCACGTCGACGTGGGGCTGCGGCAGCGGCACGTACACGGCGGTGTTGTTCTCGCGCACCGCCACGACGCGTGCACCGGAGTCCGCACGAATGCCGGGCTCCGACACGGCGTGCTGGGCGGGCTCGTCGTCCTCCTTGCCCGGGCGCAACAGCACCAGCCGCAGGTCGGCCTGGTTGGCGCAGCTCTCCAGCACCGAGACCGTCGAGGTGCTGGCCGCCGCCGAGATCAGCCGGCATCCGGAGTGCAGGCCCCGCGCCGAGGGCTTGACCCGGGCATCGGTCTCGCCGTACGCCAGCATCCGGACCATGTCCGAGCGCCACAGTTCCAGGCGGGTGTCGCCGGTCGACAGCACCGTCATGCCATCGGAGGACAGCCGGACGCGCGGATCGGCGTAGCTGCTGCGGGCGGCCCCGCGCCGGCCGGTGGACCCGTCGAGGGTGGTGACCTGCCCGCAGCCGCGGTCGTCCTTGAAGACCGCGACGGCGAAGCGGTAGATCCACGAGACGCCGCACAGGTCGGCGTCGCGGGCGTAGCTCCAGCGCGTCTGTCCCGTGGCGGGATCGCGCCCGTCCACCTCGCGGCCCATGCCGGTGGTGAGTGTCCCGCTGACCACGACCGGCGCCGTGGTGGCGGGGCTGGCCGCGGTCCACAGCTGGTGCAGCGCCGCCGGCACTTCCCGGGCTGGCGTGGGATTGGGCAACGGAACCGCCGCCGGCCGGCTGGTGGTGGCCCGTGCGTCGCTGGTCCACCAGATCAGCGCGGCCGCGGCGGCGACGACGACCACGATCGCCGCGGCGGCCAGCAGGTCACCCTTGGTCCGGCGTTCGGGTTTGACCATGCGCCAGCGACGGCTCAGTTGGCGGTAGCGGCGGCGGCGTTCTCGGTCGGCTTGCGGCGGCGACGACGCCGGGTAGAGCCGCCGGTCCCGGCGCCGTTGGTGGGGGAGCCGCCCGCGGGTGCGTCCGCGGCACCGTCACCGTTGGTGCTCGCGGCGGCGTTGCCGGTGGGGTGCCCGGTGACGGGCTCGCCACCCCGGGTCCGCCGGCGCCGGTTGCTGGACCGGTTGCGGGCGGGCTTCTGGCCGTCGCCGCCGCCCGAACTCTCGGTGACGCGACGCTTCACCGGCGACTTACGGGGCGTGCCGACGGCGCCGCCGGCGTCGGTCGGAATGCCCAGCTCGCTGTACAGGTGCGGCGAGTTGGAGTACGTCTCGGCCGGGTCCGGGGAGCCAAGGTCGAGCGCCTTGTCGATCATCGTCCAGCGGGGCAGCTCGTCCCAGTCGACCAGGGTGATCGCGATGCCGGTCTTGCCCGCGCGGCCAGTGCGCCCGATGCGGTGCACGTAGGCCTGCTCGTCCTCGGGGATCTGGTAGTTGATCACGTGGGTGATGTCGTCGATGTCGATGCCGCGGGCGGCGACGTCGGTGGCGACCAGCACATCGATGTCGCCGGCGCGGAAGGCCTTCAGCGCCTTCTCGCGCGCGATCTGGCCCAGGTCGCCGTGCACGGCGCCGACCTTGAATCCGCGCTCGGCCAGCTCGTCGGCCACCTTCTGCGCGGTCCGCTTGGTGCGGGTGAAGATCATCGTCGCGCCGCGGCCGTTCGCCTGCAGGATGCGGCTGACCATCTCGACCTTGTCCAACGCGTGGGCGCGGTAGACGAACTGCTCGGTGGTGTCGTGGGTGGCCGCGCCCTGCACGCCCTCGGCCCTGATATGGGTGGGCTGGACCATGAATGTGCGGGCCAGCGTGATGATCGGGCCCGGCATGGTCGCCGAGAACAACATCGACTGCCGGTCGGCCGGGATCTGCCGCAGGATGCGCTCGATGTCGGGCAGGAACCCGAGGTCGAGCATCTCGTCGGCCTCATCGAGCACCAGCACCGACAGCCCGCCCAGCTGCAGGTGGCCCTGCTGGGCCAGGTCGAGCAGGCGGCCCGGCGTGCCTACGACGACGTCGGCGCCGGTCCGCAGGGCCTCGATCTGGGGCTCGTAGGCCCGTCCACCGTAGATGGACACGACCGCCAGCGGACGCCCCTGATCGGCGGTCAGGTACTTGGCCGCGGTGGCCAGGTCCTCGGCCACCTGCAGGCACAGTTCGCGGGTGGGCACGACGATCAGAGCCCGGGGCGCGCCGGTGAGCGGTCGCGTGGCGGCGGCGGCGGTGATGCGTTGCAGCAGCGGCACGCCGAACCCGAAGGTCTTGCCCATGCCGGTGCGGGCCTGGCCGATCACGTCGTCGCCGGCCAGCGCCAGCGGCAGGGTCAGTTCTTGGATGGCAAAGGCATGCTCAATGCCCTGTTCGGCCAGGGCGCGGACGATTTCGTCGCGCACGCCGAGTTGAGCGAATGTGGTTTTGGGGGTGGTTTCGGTCGCACTTGTCAGAGCGGTCATATGTGGTTGATGTGCCTTTCGGTGACATGGAATTGTTCGGTGTTCTCGATTGCGGTCACGCGCGCACGAATTCCGACTCCAAGTCGCCGAGTCGCCGGCCCTAACTCTCGGGTGGGCCCGCGGTGCACGCACATTTCGCCGATAGCGACGGTCAGAGAAATACAGTCCCTATCTATTTGCATGATAGCTGGTCGACAGCTGGCGCCCAGCTAGTCCTAAAACCGCCGACTAGAGTGATGCCATGACTTCGGCCTCCTCCGCCGACCAGGTGGACGATTCGCCTACCTCCCGCGTCACCGCAGACCATCCCGGGTTCAACGAGCTCTTCGCGGTCCTGGCCTACGGCGAGGTGGCGGCGTTCTACCGTCTGACCGACGAGGCTCGCATGGCCCCCGATCTGCGCGGGCGCATCTCGATGGCGAGCATGGCCGCCGCGGAGATGAAGCACTACGAGCTGCTGCGCGACGCCCTGGAAAGCCGTGGTGTCGACGTCGTTCCGGCGATGTCGAAGTACGTCGCCGCGCTGGAGAACTACCACCGTCTCACGATGCCGAGCACCTGGCTGGAAGCCCTGGTGAAGACTTACGTCGGCGACGCGCTGGCCGCCGACCTGTATCTCGAGATCGCCGACAGCCTGCCCGACGGGGTCGCCGACGT from Mycobacterium shigaense includes these protein-coding regions:
- a CDS encoding Rv3212 family protein is translated as MVKPERRTKGDLLAAAAIVVVVAAAAALIWWTSDARATTSRPAAVPLPNPTPAREVPAALHQLWTAASPATTAPVVVSGTLTTGMGREVDGRDPATGQTRWSYARDADLCGVSWIYRFAVAVFKDDRGCGQVTTLDGSTGRRGAARSSYADPRVRLSSDGMTVLSTGDTRLELWRSDMVRMLAYGETDARVKPSARGLHSGCRLISAAASTSTVSVLESCANQADLRLVLLRPGKEDDEPAQHAVSEPGIRADSGARVVAVRENNTAVYVPLPQPHVDVIDETGTAVSSTLLPRAPSPAAVASLAGNSVTWWTGDSVLVFDAATLTPRYTVAAGEATAPLGPGAMMAGKLLIPVTGAIGVYDPVSGANERYIPVLRAPGAPGVPVVPAVSGSRVFEQRGDTVVALG
- a CDS encoding ParA family protein — its product is MSDLRVLAVANQKGGVAKTTTVASLGAALAESGRRVLLVDLDPQGCLTFSLGHDPDKLPVSVHEVLLGDIEPSAALVTTIEGMTLLPANIDLAGAEAMLLMRAGREYALKRALAKLSDQFDVVILDCPPSLGVLTLNGLTAADEVIVPLQCETLAHRGVGQFLRTVADVQAITNPDLKLLGALPTLYDSRTTHTRDVLLDVADRYELPVLAPPIPRTVRFAEASASGSSVMAGRKNKGAVAYAQLAQALIKHWKSGKPLPTYAVEA
- a CDS encoding isochorismate synthase, with product MTSAEPPFALSGPAGTLIADGVRARYREVAAAQQALRSGLVPIVLGALPFDVSRPAALLAPGAVLRPDALPDWTTGPLPTVRVAAAVPPPADYRTRISRARDRLIAPGAALSKVVLARALRLSADAPLDGRAVLRRLVAADPAAYGYLVDLTAAGGDYAGAALVGASPELLVARSGDRVTCQPFAGSAPRAADPELDAANGAALAASAKDRHEHRLVIDAIRAALAPLCDELTIAPEPELSRTAAVWHLCTPISGRLRETSITAIDLALALHPTPAVGGVPAQAAAELITELEGDRGFYAGAVGWCDAAGDGRWVVSIRCARLSTDRRTAVAHAGGGIVAESDPDDEVAETTTKFATILRALGVQR
- a CDS encoding ferritin-like fold-containing protein; its protein translation is MTSASSADQVDDSPTSRVTADHPGFNELFAVLAYGEVAAFYRLTDEARMAPDLRGRISMASMAAAEMKHYELLRDALESRGVDVVPAMSKYVAALENYHRLTMPSTWLEALVKTYVGDALAADLYLEIADSLPDGVADVVRAALSETGHSQFVVAEVRAAVTASGKQRSRLALWSRRLLGEAITQAQYLLADHDELVDLLMSGTGGLGQLSAFFDRLQETHDRRMRELGLG
- a CDS encoding acid phosphatase, encoding MVVQKHRLILLRHGETEWSKSGQHTGRTDIELTDTGRLQAELAGHVLRELKLTDPLVISSPRIRALITAKLAGLTVDEVTELLAEWDYGSYEGLTTPQIQESVPDWLVWTHGCPGGESVAQVSDRADRAVAFALDHMSSRDVVFVGHSHFSRSVITRWVELPLVEGSRFWMLAGSIAVCGFEHGVRQLAALGLTGLPQAIAPG
- a CDS encoding DEAD/DEAH box helicase translates to MTALTSATETTPKTTFAQLGVRDEIVRALAEQGIEHAFAIQELTLPLALAGDDVIGQARTGMGKTFGFGVPLLQRITAAAATRPLTGAPRALIVVPTRELCLQVAEDLATAAKYLTADQGRPLAVVSIYGGRAYEPQIEALRTGADVVVGTPGRLLDLAQQGHLQLGGLSVLVLDEADEMLDLGFLPDIERILRQIPADRQSMLFSATMPGPIITLARTFMVQPTHIRAEGVQGAATHDTTEQFVYRAHALDKVEMVSRILQANGRGATMIFTRTKRTAQKVADELAERGFKVGAVHGDLGQIAREKALKAFRAGDIDVLVATDVAARGIDIDDITHVINYQIPEDEQAYVHRIGRTGRAGKTGIAITLVDWDELPRWTMIDKALDLGSPDPAETYSNSPHLYSELGIPTDAGGAVGTPRKSPVKRRVTESSGGGDGQKPARNRSSNRRRRTRGGEPVTGHPTGNAAASTNGDGAADAPAGGSPTNGAGTGGSTRRRRRRKPTENAAAATAN